Proteins encoded by one window of Salmonirosea aquatica:
- a CDS encoding sulfatase family protein codes for MKNIIPILFIGFLTLACSKPQSATDRPPNIVYILADDLGYGDIAAFNPKGKIKTPNIDRLATEGMRFMDAHSPSSVCTPTRYALMTGRYPWRSRLPVGVLRGYSRSLIEQDRLTVPALLKKAGYQTGMVGKWHLGVDWISKPEFAALENQPLYGIKEEMNPDHIDFTKVPQHGPTTLGFDYTFFLPASLDMPPYVYLENDKLTELPTARTEGNSLNSGYTGPFWREGAMAPSFDFFGVLPTFVNKANDFLKKQTTEKPFFLYLALTAPHTPWMPTDDYRDQSAAGEYGDFVQMVDAKVGRVLRTLDSLGMSENTVVFFASDNGPFWRPAFSERFGHKAAGELRGMKGDAYEGGHRIPFIVRWPGRVKANTVSHATTTLANLLATCADILGVPFPDTSVEDSYSILPVLEGKASTVPQQPAVVHSASNGFFAIRQGPWKLIEGLGSGGFTEPKVIQPTPGQPAGQLYNLENDLSETENVYQRYPDKVKELTELLNQIRESKARKTTQP; via the coding sequence ATGAAAAACATAATTCCAATCCTGTTTATCGGTTTCCTTACCCTAGCTTGCTCCAAACCCCAATCGGCTACCGATCGCCCGCCCAATATCGTCTATATCCTTGCCGACGACCTGGGTTATGGCGATATTGCGGCTTTTAATCCCAAAGGGAAAATTAAAACTCCCAACATAGACCGGCTGGCCACCGAGGGAATGCGTTTCATGGATGCGCACTCGCCTTCATCGGTATGTACCCCCACGCGCTACGCGCTCATGACGGGCCGCTATCCCTGGCGCAGCCGCCTGCCCGTGGGCGTCCTGCGCGGGTACAGCCGCAGCCTCATCGAACAGGACCGACTGACGGTACCTGCGCTCTTGAAAAAAGCGGGCTACCAGACCGGCATGGTAGGCAAGTGGCACCTGGGCGTCGACTGGATTTCGAAGCCGGAATTCGCCGCGTTGGAAAATCAACCGCTGTACGGGATTAAAGAAGAGATGAACCCCGATCACATTGACTTTACCAAGGTACCCCAGCACGGCCCTACGACCCTGGGATTTGATTATACGTTTTTCCTGCCCGCCTCGCTGGATATGCCGCCCTATGTGTACCTCGAAAACGATAAACTCACCGAGCTACCCACCGCCCGTACCGAAGGCAACAGCCTCAATTCGGGTTATACCGGGCCTTTCTGGCGGGAAGGAGCCATGGCACCTTCCTTCGATTTCTTTGGCGTGCTGCCTACCTTCGTCAACAAAGCCAATGATTTCCTGAAAAAACAAACCACCGAAAAGCCGTTCTTCCTGTACCTGGCTCTGACGGCTCCGCACACGCCCTGGATGCCGACCGACGACTACCGGGACCAATCGGCGGCGGGCGAGTACGGCGATTTTGTGCAGATGGTGGATGCCAAAGTAGGTCGCGTCCTGCGCACCCTCGATAGCCTGGGGATGAGTGAAAATACCGTGGTTTTCTTTGCCAGCGACAACGGTCCGTTCTGGCGTCCGGCGTTCAGTGAGCGGTTTGGCCATAAAGCGGCGGGCGAACTGCGCGGCATGAAGGGCGATGCCTACGAAGGCGGACACCGGATTCCGTTTATTGTGCGCTGGCCCGGCCGGGTCAAGGCCAATACCGTAAGCCATGCCACCACTACGCTGGCTAATCTGCTGGCTACGTGCGCGGACATCCTGGGGGTACCTTTTCCGGATACCAGCGTCGAGGACAGCTACAGCATCCTGCCCGTGCTGGAAGGCAAGGCCAGCACCGTACCTCAGCAACCCGCCGTGGTACACAGTGCCTCCAACGGTTTTTTCGCCATTCGGCAAGGCCCCTGGAAACTGATCGAGGGGCTGGGTTCGGGCGGATTTACCGAGCCTAAGGTAATCCAACCTACCCCCGGACAGCCCGCCGGCCAACTCTATAATCTGGAAAATGACCTATCCGAAACGGAGAATGTATACCAAAGGTACCCTGACAAGGTAAAGGAACTGACCGAACTCTTAAACCAAATCCGGGAAAGCAAAGCCCGGAAAACAACTCAGCCCTAG
- a CDS encoding sulfatase codes for MNPKSTRLLLLLALGLVVGSSHRPAHLPQATPPNIIFILTDDQGWTSLSSPMDTGVPESASDYYETPNIDRLARAGMRFTRGYAPAAICSPTRRSIQFGQTPIRQGDEEFPARYRPGGQAPRSIPQVLKAIDPRYRAAHLGKWDFRAELVPEQVGYDLSDGDTRNGNGNLVQVKGDKWDEHYLTEDPKKINTLTERAIAFMQKQTSAQVPFYLQLSHYATHVNMETKQATLDHFSKKKAGKRHSNPAWAGMLFDLDTGIGEILDEVEKLGIADHTYIFLMADNGAVEFLPPVKNRLDHPSKFKEPMRNYPLRGGKWVLYEGGIRVPFMVMGPGIKAGSQCEVPVIGWDLLPTFAELAGGTPMPEKGRDGGSFVALLKNAGQGPVNRPVQDFYFHRYNAGYPHSAIISGNDKLVHFWKTGKTELYDLENDKGELVDLSTRNPAKAKALDARLLNYIKQHNPGLLTAYTKKSQPKEKPED; via the coding sequence ATGAATCCTAAAAGCACACGCCTTTTACTCCTCCTGGCCCTGGGTTTAGTAGTAGGAAGTAGCCATCGCCCGGCCCATTTGCCCCAGGCTACGCCGCCTAACATCATTTTCATCCTCACCGACGACCAGGGCTGGACTTCGCTGTCGTCGCCCATGGACACGGGGGTACCTGAGTCCGCCAGCGACTACTACGAAACCCCCAACATCGACCGACTGGCCCGAGCCGGCATGCGGTTTACGCGAGGGTACGCTCCGGCCGCCATTTGCTCGCCGACCCGCCGCAGCATTCAGTTTGGACAAACGCCCATCCGGCAGGGGGATGAAGAGTTCCCCGCGCGTTACCGGCCCGGCGGCCAAGCGCCGCGTTCCATTCCGCAGGTACTCAAAGCCATTGATCCCCGGTACCGGGCGGCTCACCTGGGCAAGTGGGACTTCCGGGCCGAACTAGTACCCGAACAAGTAGGCTATGATCTGAGCGACGGCGACACCCGTAATGGCAACGGAAATCTGGTACAGGTGAAAGGCGACAAGTGGGATGAACACTACCTCACCGAAGACCCTAAGAAAATCAATACGCTGACGGAGCGCGCCATTGCATTCATGCAAAAACAGACCTCCGCCCAGGTACCTTTCTACCTGCAGCTTTCGCACTATGCCACCCACGTGAATATGGAAACCAAACAGGCTACTCTCGATCATTTCTCTAAAAAAAAGGCAGGGAAGCGGCATTCCAATCCGGCCTGGGCGGGGATGCTGTTTGACCTAGATACGGGCATTGGTGAGATTCTGGACGAGGTAGAGAAGCTGGGCATTGCAGACCATACTTACATTTTTCTGATGGCCGACAACGGCGCCGTCGAGTTTTTGCCCCCCGTCAAAAACCGGCTCGATCACCCCTCGAAATTCAAAGAACCCATGCGCAACTATCCGCTGCGGGGTGGCAAGTGGGTACTGTACGAAGGGGGAATCCGGGTACCTTTCATGGTCATGGGACCCGGCATCAAGGCCGGAAGTCAGTGTGAGGTACCCGTCATTGGCTGGGATTTGCTCCCCACTTTCGCCGAACTCGCCGGAGGTACCCCCATGCCGGAAAAAGGTCGTGATGGCGGTAGTTTTGTGGCTTTACTCAAAAATGCGGGCCAGGGTCCCGTCAACCGCCCTGTCCAGGACTTTTACTTCCACCGCTACAACGCGGGGTACCCACATTCGGCTATTATTTCGGGCAATGACAAGCTGGTTCATTTCTGGAAAACGGGCAAAACCGAATTATACGATCTGGAAAACGATAAAGGCGAATTAGTGGATTTGTCGACCAGGAATCCCGCCAAAGCCAAAGCACTGGATGCCCGGCTTCTGAACTACATCAAACAGCATAACCCTGGTTTGCTGACTGCCTACACCAAGAAGTCTCAGCCAAAAGAAAAACCGGAGGATTGA
- a CDS encoding DUF4962 domain-containing protein: protein MNMETLLDIPIFIKKYTGFDFINAHPWYQKQIDWMVYGMPPGSAADGFGDNNETIHSPGIEYVAFATEIAKLTQYPMAAWYATRCREYESVDLSQKNILRWFRLTKTAGLPLPEFEPKPLPMAQLFSETGVVALHTNPMQTEKDLMVSMRSSPFGSYGHMIADQNTFNILYGGEKTFYRTGYKIDMNDPHRLGWNKHTKGNNGILIDDEGQPFSTEAFGMLTRFVQGKRLAYAKGDATNAYQSDETQENYGLKKFDRHLLLLKPGIVVVYDELEAEKPVNWSWLIHSMKPTQLDTIQNRFSSHFEKSEGTGRLWSSQPVTWAVADTFEIPAVNVIGKVDEEGEEIAYENTQWHLKATSKKSNHIKFLSIVEVGEGTLPTIIHSTGPDGWVTVQVGDWQIKAQLGSAAPAELGVTEARESTAFTISGSSIDLKGKTYQGTLPSSTKLAEWHEGKPRFVETADEWPASVQQVLLQNK from the coding sequence ATGAATATGGAAACGCTGCTCGACATTCCAATTTTCATTAAAAAATACACGGGCTTCGATTTTATCAACGCCCATCCCTGGTACCAGAAACAGATTGACTGGATGGTGTACGGGATGCCACCCGGCTCGGCCGCCGATGGCTTTGGCGACAACAACGAAACCATCCACAGTCCGGGCATCGAGTACGTAGCTTTTGCAACGGAAATAGCCAAGCTCACGCAGTACCCGATGGCGGCCTGGTACGCAACCCGATGCCGGGAATACGAATCGGTAGACTTATCCCAAAAAAACATCCTGCGGTGGTTCCGACTCACCAAAACGGCCGGTTTACCCCTACCGGAATTCGAACCAAAGCCATTGCCGATGGCGCAGCTATTCAGCGAAACCGGGGTGGTAGCCCTGCACACGAATCCCATGCAGACCGAGAAAGATCTGATGGTTTCCATGCGGTCGAGTCCGTTTGGATCGTACGGCCACATGATTGCCGACCAGAACACCTTCAATATTCTGTACGGCGGGGAGAAAACCTTCTACCGGACAGGCTACAAAATCGACATGAACGACCCGCACCGGCTAGGCTGGAACAAACATACCAAAGGCAATAATGGTATCCTGATCGATGACGAAGGACAACCGTTCAGCACCGAAGCTTTCGGAATGCTGACGCGCTTCGTGCAGGGCAAGCGGCTGGCCTACGCTAAAGGCGACGCCACTAATGCCTACCAAAGCGACGAAACCCAAGAAAACTATGGCCTCAAAAAATTTGATCGGCACCTGTTGCTCCTGAAGCCGGGCATCGTGGTCGTGTACGACGAGCTAGAAGCCGAAAAACCGGTCAACTGGTCGTGGCTGATCCACAGCATGAAACCTACCCAATTGGACACCATTCAGAACCGGTTCAGCTCACATTTCGAAAAGTCCGAAGGTACCGGTAGGTTGTGGAGCAGCCAGCCGGTAACCTGGGCGGTGGCCGATACGTTCGAAATTCCAGCCGTCAATGTCATCGGTAAAGTAGATGAAGAAGGTGAGGAAATCGCTTACGAAAACACTCAATGGCATCTCAAAGCGACCAGTAAAAAGTCTAACCATATCAAATTCCTCTCCATAGTAGAAGTAGGTGAGGGTACCTTACCAACAATAATCCATTCCACCGGCCCGGATGGGTGGGTGACGGTGCAGGTAGGTGACTGGCAAATCAAAGCGCAATTAGGATCAGCAGCACCGGCTGAACTGGGCGTCACCGAAGCCCGTGAAAGTACAGCCTTCACAATTAGCGGGTCCTCCATCGACCTGAAAGGAAAAACCTACCAAGGTACCCTGCCGTCGAGTACCAAACTGGCAGAATGGCACGAGGGAAAACCCCGCTTCGTAGAAACGGCCGATGAATGGCCGGCTTCGGTACAGCAGGTACTTTTACAAAACAAATAA
- a CDS encoding DUF4962 domain-containing protein, giving the protein MDKSVKWMVVLAFLGAPPLLAQHLPAPFHRHQTYPIPSGGIAVDFNPTALRWPFEKGKNVQYDVRLSQDSTFRKEPVYRQEKTEWAMYNPHQKLGTGTWYWQYRKTGGTWSKRIHFNVTSQALPLVSPPPTALLAAVPKDHPRLLAHGAEITQLRNRPKNEDIEAILAEAEEALKQPLPREDEGIAGNLIGDEQKNKQLIKLASLYLGNRVYYNVSSLCQAYILTRDERFAEKALAIGRTIAPWDPDKVTRLSDFGDARFMLSLALIYDTLYDRLTPEEKASFRKGVRLRAEDFYQDWKNNIEVRVLSAHVWQHILHYFFQTALIMHGDEPAAATWLSYAYELFLARSPILGGWTGAGSTARPTSA; this is encoded by the coding sequence ATGGATAAATCAGTTAAATGGATGGTGGTATTGGCCTTTCTGGGAGCACCCCCTCTCCTCGCCCAACACCTCCCCGCGCCCTTCCACCGCCACCAAACCTACCCCATCCCTTCCGGTGGAATAGCCGTTGACTTTAACCCTACTGCCCTGCGCTGGCCGTTTGAAAAGGGCAAAAATGTCCAGTATGACGTACGCCTGTCGCAGGATTCGACTTTCCGAAAAGAACCCGTGTACCGGCAGGAAAAAACCGAGTGGGCGATGTACAACCCTCACCAGAAATTAGGTACCGGTACCTGGTACTGGCAATATCGCAAAACGGGGGGTACCTGGTCGAAACGAATCCATTTCAACGTAACGAGTCAGGCACTACCGCTGGTTTCGCCGCCGCCTACTGCCTTGCTGGCCGCAGTGCCGAAAGACCATCCCCGTCTGCTAGCGCACGGTGCGGAAATCACCCAGCTACGGAATCGCCCAAAGAATGAGGATATCGAGGCTATCCTGGCCGAAGCGGAAGAAGCCTTGAAGCAGCCCCTTCCCAGAGAAGACGAAGGCATAGCCGGGAATCTGATAGGTGATGAGCAGAAAAACAAACAACTCATCAAACTGGCCAGTCTGTATTTGGGGAACCGCGTGTATTACAACGTTTCCAGTCTTTGCCAGGCGTATATCCTGACCCGTGATGAGCGTTTCGCCGAAAAAGCCCTGGCCATTGGGCGCACGATTGCGCCCTGGGACCCCGACAAGGTGACGCGACTGAGCGACTTTGGCGACGCCCGGTTTATGCTGTCGCTGGCGCTAATTTACGATACTTTGTATGATCGGCTGACACCCGAAGAAAAAGCAAGTTTCCGGAAGGGAGTACGTCTTCGCGCCGAAGATTTTTATCAAGACTGGAAAAATAACATCGAAGTACGGGTACTGAGCGCGCACGTCTGGCAGCACATTCTGCACTATTTTTTCCAGACCGCATTGATCATGCACGGCGACGAGCCCGCTGCCGCTACCTGGCTCAGCTACGCCTATGAGCTATTCCTGGCGCGCTCGCCCATTCTCGGGGGCTGGACGGGGGCTGGGTCAACGGCGCGTCCTACTTCCGCATGA
- a CDS encoding DUF1961 family protein has product MKNRYSDTLTYLLMLPVLLIGRRGNGQSVNAYPKGTLVYENTFSSPESVKGWVMEGPGTVQVQDGWMELYSENKEYHHVYWCPEDFPANFVAEWDAQNLDKDGGLIILFFSTQGIHGEGIFDPSLPKRDGTFAHYTKSALDCYHISYYTDNPENTERELAHLRKNKGFNLVYQGPEGIPKDSEAIHHLTLTKDEGHIQLFIDDRKVIDWTDDGKTYGKVLGKGKMGFRQMKWSHFRYRNFKVWELGKE; this is encoded by the coding sequence ATGAAAAACCGGTATTCAGACACCTTAACGTACTTGCTCATGCTGCCGGTGCTACTTATTGGTAGAAGAGGAAACGGACAGTCTGTGAATGCCTATCCGAAGGGTACTTTGGTGTATGAAAACACCTTTTCATCCCCCGAATCGGTGAAAGGCTGGGTGATGGAAGGGCCAGGAACGGTACAGGTACAGGACGGATGGATGGAATTGTATTCTGAAAACAAAGAGTACCATCACGTCTACTGGTGTCCCGAAGACTTCCCGGCCAATTTCGTAGCCGAGTGGGATGCCCAGAACCTGGATAAGGACGGTGGGTTAATCATCCTATTTTTCTCCACCCAAGGGATACACGGCGAGGGCATTTTTGATCCTTCGCTTCCCAAACGCGACGGCACCTTTGCGCACTACACCAAATCGGCCCTCGACTGCTACCATATCTCCTACTACACCGATAATCCCGAAAACACCGAGCGAGAACTGGCGCATCTGCGTAAGAACAAAGGTTTCAACCTGGTGTACCAGGGCCCCGAAGGCATTCCCAAAGATTCCGAAGCCATTCACCACCTGACTTTGACCAAAGACGAGGGCCACATCCAACTCTTCATCGACGACCGTAAAGTCATAGACTGGACCGACGATGGAAAAACGTACGGTAAAGTCCTGGGCAAAGGCAAAATGGGCTTTCGCCAGATGAAATGGTCCCACTTCCGATACCGGAATTTTAAAGTGTGGGAGTTGGGGAAGGAGTGA